One segment of Solanum stenotomum isolate F172 chromosome 1, ASM1918654v1, whole genome shotgun sequence DNA contains the following:
- the LOC125865449 gene encoding transcription repressor OFP6-like, translated as MSTHRRRIILSNVTVKLGCSSSCIRPKLSSIFHPKPRNRKSPKSQTHNKNYSNYSSCSSWDTTTTTFSPHSDATTNESSDFRTSKAVQGFGRIGGESVAVEKDSDDPYLDFRQSMLQMILEKEIYSKDDLKELLNCFLQLNSPYYHGIIVRAFTEIWNGVFSLRPGVAGASSPFLHGGGHVTYS; from the coding sequence ATGTCAACTCACCGGAGAAGAATCATTCTCAGTAACGTCACCGTTAAACTCGGGTGCAGCAGCAGTTGCATCCGGCCAAAACTCTCCAGCATTTTCCACCCAAAACCCCGTAACAGAAAATCCCCAAAATCTCAAACCCACAACAAAAATTACTCAAATTACTCCTCTTGCAGTTCATGGGATACGACGACGACGACTTTCTCTCCTCATTCCGACGCTACAACCAACGAATCTTCCGATTTCAGAACCTCAAAGGCCGTTCAAGGATTCGGCCGGATCGGCGGCGAAAGCGTCGCCGTCGAGAAAGATTCCGACGACCCGTATCTAGATTTCCGTCAGTCAATGCTTCAGATGATTCTAGAAAAGGAGATTTACTCTAAAGACGATTTGAAAGAGCTGTTGAATTGTTTTTTGCAGTTGAATTCGCCGTATTATCATGGGATTATCGTTAGGGCTTTTACCGAGATTTGGAATGGGGTTTTTTCTCTCCGGCCAGGAGTCGCCGGAGCTAGCTCGCCGTTCTTGCATGGCGGAGGTCACGTGACTTATAGCTGA